The Arachis duranensis cultivar V14167 chromosome 2, aradu.V14167.gnm2.J7QH, whole genome shotgun sequence genome has a window encoding:
- the LOC107476135 gene encoding uncharacterized protein At5g39865 — translation MKRVLHKELKTIPSINNLKESLLVLQLNHHSDDEFFIKKCSTPPPPLYDDQYLSNGDENDQHFEEQQQMEDVTTNIKNKGFERVQKVACNKEYPSLTDFEEMNPPNGRSQEVILYTTSLRGIRKTFQDCNTIKFLLRSFRVIYHERDVSLHLEYREELCKILGGKVLPPKLFIKGRYIGGVDEVIGLHENGWLGKLLEGTPIEFGEGHCNGCACMRFAICSNCNGSCKVFTKNNGDNNNGELFIRCAECNENGLVKCPICC, via the coding sequence ATGAAAAGAGTGCTTCATAAAGAACTTAAAACCATTCCAAGCATAAACAACTTGAAAGAAAGTCTATTAGTTCTTCAGCTCAACCACCACTCAGATGATGAATTCTTCATCAAGAAATGTTCaactccaccaccaccactctATGATGATCAATATCTCAGTAATGGGGATGAGAATGATCAGCATTTTGAGGAGCAACAACAAATGGAGGATGTCACAACCAACATAAAGAATAAAGGGTTTGAAAGAGTGCAAAAAGTTGCATGCAACAAAGAATATCCATCTCTAACAGATTTTGAAGAGATGAATCCACCAAATGGAAGAAGCCAAGAAGTGATTCTCTACACAACAAGCTTGAGAGGTATAAGGAAAACATTTCAAGATTGCAACACAATCAAATTCTTGTTGAGAAGCTTTAGGGTAATCTACCATGAAAGGGATGTATCCCTACACCTTGAATATAGAGAAGAACTATGTAAGATCTTGGGTGGAAAAGTATTACCTCCTAAGCTTTTCATTAAGGGTAGGTACATAGGAGGAGTTGATGAAGTTATAGGATTACATGAGAATGGTTGGCTTGGGAAGCTTCTAGAAGGAACACCAATTGAGTTTGGTGAAGGCCATTGCAATGGATGTGCATGCATGAGGTTTGCTATTTGCTCTAATTGTAATGGTAGTTGCAAGGTCTTCACCAAGAATAATGGGGACAATAACAATGGTGAATTGTTCATTAGATGTGCTGAATGCAATGAGAATGGACTTGTCAAATGCCCAATTTGCTGCTAG
- the LOC107476045 gene encoding uncharacterized protein LOC107476045, with amino-acid sequence METQMFLKFIFFSSTLFLLSAFATATDVQYCNKKADYDVEVKGVEIIPNPVTRGQPATFSIAAATGQELSGGKIIIDVSYFGWHIHSETHDLCGETTCPISIGDFVIAHSQVLPGYTPPGSYTLKMRIYDGGKHELSCITFGFDIGVGSSSSSSIADS; translated from the exons ATGGAGACCCAAATGTTCTTAAAGTTCATATTTTTCTCTTCAACGCTGTTTCTTCTCTCCGCATTTGCCACCGCCACCGACGTTCAATATTGCA ATAAGAAAGCTGACTATGATGTTGAGGTCAAAGGAGTTGAAATAATCCCTAATCCAGTTACTAGAGGCCAACCTGCTACATTCAGCATTGCTGCTGCTACAG GTCAAGAGTTATCTGGAGGGAAAATAATAATTGATGTCTCATATTTTGGATGGCACATACATAGTGAGACTCATGACCTTTGTGGAGAAACGACTTGCCCCATCTCGATTGGTGATTTTGTGATCGCTCATTCGCAGGTTTTACCAGGATACACTCCACCT GGTTCATACACTCTGAAGATGAGGATTTATGATGGAGGAAAACATGAGCTGAGCTGTATAACGTTTGGTTTTGATATTGGGGTTggttcctcttcctcttcctctatCGCCGATAGCTAA